The proteins below come from a single Tachypleus tridentatus isolate NWPU-2018 chromosome 13, ASM421037v1, whole genome shotgun sequence genomic window:
- the LOC143239034 gene encoding zinc finger and BTB domain-containing protein 41-like isoform X1: MKLMNINVHIVTLKSSINVIFSDIYSQDASVALWPHDLCQEWMLDTLSESPMINHNNSFSCDMCPKVFKSKKFLMQHKEFHEDTVHECPYCHSTFVYKRNLQYHMKRICHRMHPPHLLSLHHMEGRESALLSGRANVMSLPICPICGKSFKAKQNLKQHMQIHGQKLTCTVCHATFRFKSSLFRHQRRFCPVRRLRE; this comes from the exons ATGAAGCTGATGAACATCAATGTCCAcattgtaacattaaaatcaagTATAAACGTAATCTTCTCCGACATTTACAGTCAGGATGCAAGCGTAGCATTGTGGCCACATG atCTCTGTCAAGAATGGATGTTGGACACATTATCTGAGTCTCCAATGATAAATCACAACAACAGCTTCTCATGTGACATGTGTCCAAAAGTCTTCAAGAGCAAAAAGTTTTTGATGCAGCATAAGGAGTTCCATGAAGATACAGTTCATGAATGTCCTTACTGCCACAGTACCTTTGTGTATAAAAGAAACCTTCAATATCACATGAAACGAATTT GTCACAGGATGCATCCACCGCATCTCCTCAGCCTCCACCACATGGAAGGAAGGGAGTCAGCACTGTTATCAGGTCGAGCCAATGTTATGTCCTTACCTATTTGTCCTATCTGTGGAAAGTCTTTTAAAGCCAAACAAAACTTGAAACAACATATGCAGATCCATGGACAGAAACTGACGTGCACAGTGTGTCATGCAACCTTTAGGTTTAAGTCCAGTCTCTTTAGACACCAGCGCAGATTTTGTC
- the LOC143239034 gene encoding zinc finger and BTB domain-containing protein 41-like isoform X2: MVNTDLCQEWMLDTLSESPMINHNNSFSCDMCPKVFKSKKFLMQHKEFHEDTVHECPYCHSTFVYKRNLQYHMKRICHRMHPPHLLSLHHMEGRESALLSGRANVMSLPICPICGKSFKAKQNLKQHMQIHGQKLTCTVCHATFRFKSSLFRHQRRFCPVRRLRE, encoded by the exons ATGGTAAATACAG atCTCTGTCAAGAATGGATGTTGGACACATTATCTGAGTCTCCAATGATAAATCACAACAACAGCTTCTCATGTGACATGTGTCCAAAAGTCTTCAAGAGCAAAAAGTTTTTGATGCAGCATAAGGAGTTCCATGAAGATACAGTTCATGAATGTCCTTACTGCCACAGTACCTTTGTGTATAAAAGAAACCTTCAATATCACATGAAACGAATTT GTCACAGGATGCATCCACCGCATCTCCTCAGCCTCCACCACATGGAAGGAAGGGAGTCAGCACTGTTATCAGGTCGAGCCAATGTTATGTCCTTACCTATTTGTCCTATCTGTGGAAAGTCTTTTAAAGCCAAACAAAACTTGAAACAACATATGCAGATCCATGGACAGAAACTGACGTGCACAGTGTGTCATGCAACCTTTAGGTTTAAGTCCAGTCTCTTTAGACACCAGCGCAGATTTTGTC